A genomic region of Noviherbaspirillum sp. L7-7A contains the following coding sequences:
- the folE gene encoding GTP cyclohydrolase I FolE: protein MSEETFTEQDWRRLLVSLGENPNRSGLADTPARVAKAWKHWTSGYDQDPAELLKTFDDGAEQYNELIVVRNIPVYSHCEHHMAPFFGKAVIGYMPNGKIVGLSKLTRLVDCFAKRLQVQERLTIQIANAMMTHLEPKAVGVVLRCRHMCMESRGIRSPGEETVTSSMLGELQPNLGMRTEFLALARED, encoded by the coding sequence ATGTCGGAAGAGACATTTACTGAACAGGACTGGCGCCGTTTACTGGTCAGTCTCGGCGAAAACCCCAATCGCTCCGGCCTGGCTGACACGCCGGCCCGTGTCGCCAAGGCCTGGAAACACTGGACCTCCGGCTATGACCAGGACCCGGCTGAACTGCTCAAGACCTTCGATGACGGCGCCGAGCAGTACAACGAGCTGATCGTGGTCCGCAATATTCCAGTGTATAGCCATTGCGAGCATCATATGGCGCCGTTCTTTGGCAAGGCCGTCATCGGCTATATGCCCAACGGGAAAATCGTCGGGCTGTCCAAGCTGACCCGGCTCGTCGACTGCTTCGCCAAGCGCCTGCAGGTGCAGGAACGCCTGACCATACAGATCGCCAACGCAATGATGACGCACCTGGAGCCCAAGGCCGTTGGCGTGGTGCTGCGCTGCCGCCACATGTGCATGGAAAGCCGCGGCATCCGCTCGCCTGGCGAGGAAACCGTCACTTCCTCGATGCTGGGTGAACTGCAGCCCAACCTTGGCATGCGTACCGAATTCCTGGCACTGGCGCGAGAAGACTGA
- a CDS encoding DUF1842 domain-containing protein has translation MQALTLTIQSAMPSAPVLNLELGSLPEQRLAGRCSIRAADGQDEVQIEGRFQRYSTPGHAEILIFLLGYHEDDPDHVPALDIALRLRPDWGGGSGNFILGGMAVANASVENVVAPAAEL, from the coding sequence ATGCAAGCCCTGACTCTCACAATCCAGAGCGCGATGCCCTCGGCGCCTGTGCTGAACCTTGAGCTGGGCAGCCTGCCTGAACAAAGACTGGCTGGCCGCTGCAGCATCCGGGCTGCGGACGGCCAGGATGAAGTGCAGATCGAAGGGCGGTTCCAGCGCTACTCCACGCCCGGCCATGCGGAAATCCTGATTTTCCTGCTTGGTTATCACGAGGATGACCCCGACCATGTGCCGGCACTCGACATCGCGCTGCGCCTGCGGCCCGACTGGGGCGGCGGCAGCGGCAATTTCATCCTTGGCGGCATGGCGGTAGCCAATGCAAGCGTCGAGAATGTGGTGGCGCCGGCAGCTGAATTGTAA
- a CDS encoding DUF882 domain-containing protein, whose translation MTSRRSFIKKSLFLTAGGLFADAGLSSSASAMQPPPDIFDAEVLDMEFWVKPRVIEVVRPASGERARLLYWKDGEVIDSAYQQLCHLLRDVNGGGKTAPMDPNLLETMWGTQAFVARYGITAPLEILSGYRTPESNQRLREQGVPAARKSLHMDGKAADIRVPHLDAIVLGGLVRSFRQGGVGFYYRGDARGGWIHADTGLQRTWKG comes from the coding sequence ATGACCTCGCGCCGTTCCTTCATCAAGAAAAGCCTGTTCCTTACCGCCGGCGGCCTGTTCGCCGATGCCGGCCTGTCCTCTTCCGCATCCGCCATGCAGCCGCCGCCGGATATCTTCGACGCCGAAGTGCTCGACATGGAATTCTGGGTCAAGCCCAGGGTGATCGAGGTCGTGCGCCCGGCCAGCGGCGAGCGCGCGAGGCTGCTGTACTGGAAGGATGGCGAGGTCATCGACTCGGCCTACCAGCAGTTGTGCCACCTGCTGCGCGATGTCAACGGCGGCGGCAAGACCGCGCCGATGGATCCCAATCTCCTGGAAACCATGTGGGGAACCCAGGCCTTCGTCGCCCGCTACGGCATCACGGCCCCGCTGGAGATCCTCTCGGGCTACCGCACGCCGGAATCGAATCAGAGGCTGCGCGAACAGGGCGTGCCGGCAGCGCGCAAATCGCTGCACATGGATGGCAAGGCAGCGGACATCCGGGTGCCGCACCTGGATGCGATCGTGCTGGGCGGCCTGGTGCGCAGCTTCCGGCAGGGCGGCGTGGGCTTCTATTACCGCGGCGACGCACGCGGCGGCTGGATTCATGCCGATACCGGCCTGCAACGCACCTGGAAAGGCTGA
- a CDS encoding 2Fe-2S iron-sulfur cluster-binding protein, whose translation MTEEQRTFAVTISPHGWRFDAANSKPLLRSAEAAGIRLPSSCRNGTCRACICRMTAGHVHYRIEWPGLSADEKREGYILPCVAYPDADVTLENRGARRT comes from the coding sequence ATGACAGAAGAGCAAAGAACATTCGCGGTGACCATCAGTCCGCATGGCTGGCGCTTCGATGCCGCCAACAGCAAGCCCTTGCTGCGCTCGGCCGAGGCGGCCGGCATCAGGCTGCCAAGTTCCTGCCGCAATGGCACCTGCCGCGCCTGCATCTGCCGGATGACCGCGGGCCACGTGCATTACCGGATCGAATGGCCCGGCCTGTCGGCTGACGAGAAACGCGAGGGCTACATCCTGCCCTGCGTGGCTTATCCCGATGCCGACGTCACGCTGGAGAACCGGGGCGCCAGGCGTACCTGA
- a CDS encoding TIGR03862 family flavoprotein, whose amino-acid sequence MQDSHYGDAPRRVVIIGGGPAGLMAAETLAAAGVGVDLYDAMPSVGRKFLLAGRGGLNLTHSEPSERFLGRYGSRQSQITPLLAGFDANTLRAWSHGLGIDTFVGTSGRVFPTEMKAAPLLRAWLHRLRAAGVRFHMRHRWLGWEDGALRFATADGEIQVRADATLLALGGASWKRLGSDGAWLPWLRAAGVEVMPLLPANCGFDVPWSAHFSERFAGQPVKSVTATCALAGGAPLTRPGEFMITATGVEGSLIYALSTPLRDALMADGSALLQLDLAPGKSLERLTAELQHPRGSRSLASHLQSRAGVTGVKAGLLREALDREQMNDMTRLAAAIKSLPLRLVATRPIDEAISSAGGVCFEALDEGLMLRRLPGVFCAGEMLDWEAPTGGYLLTACMASGRGAAQGMLRWLAQRQT is encoded by the coding sequence GTGCAAGACAGTCATTACGGCGACGCGCCCAGGCGGGTCGTCATCATCGGCGGCGGGCCGGCGGGCCTGATGGCGGCCGAGACGCTGGCCGCGGCCGGCGTCGGGGTCGACCTCTATGACGCCATGCCATCGGTCGGCCGCAAATTTCTGCTGGCCGGCCGTGGCGGGCTCAACCTCACCCATTCCGAACCGTCGGAGCGTTTTCTGGGCCGCTATGGCAGCCGTCAGAGCCAGATAACGCCGCTTCTGGCCGGCTTCGATGCCAATACGTTGCGCGCCTGGTCGCACGGCCTGGGCATCGACACCTTCGTCGGCACATCGGGCCGGGTCTTCCCTACGGAAATGAAAGCTGCACCTTTATTGCGCGCCTGGCTGCACCGCTTGCGTGCGGCCGGCGTTCGCTTCCACATGCGGCATCGCTGGCTGGGCTGGGAGGACGGCGCATTGCGCTTTGCCACCGCTGATGGCGAAATACAGGTACGTGCCGATGCCACGCTGCTGGCGCTTGGCGGCGCCAGCTGGAAGCGGCTGGGCTCGGACGGCGCCTGGCTGCCCTGGCTGCGCGCGGCAGGCGTCGAGGTGATGCCGCTGCTGCCGGCCAACTGCGGCTTTGATGTGCCATGGAGTGCGCATTTCAGCGAACGTTTCGCGGGACAGCCGGTCAAGTCGGTGACGGCGACATGCGCGCTGGCCGGTGGCGCCCCACTGACGCGGCCTGGCGAATTCATGATTACCGCAACCGGCGTGGAAGGCAGCCTGATCTATGCGCTGTCGACGCCGCTGCGCGATGCCCTGATGGCAGATGGCAGCGCGCTGCTGCAATTGGACCTGGCACCCGGCAAGAGCCTGGAGCGGCTGACGGCGGAACTGCAGCATCCGCGCGGATCGCGCTCGCTGGCCAGCCATCTGCAGAGCCGGGCCGGCGTGACCGGCGTGAAGGCGGGCCTGCTGCGGGAAGCGCTGGACCGGGAGCAGATGAACGACATGACCCGGCTGGCAGCGGCGATCAAGTCGCTGCCCTTGCGGCTGGTGGCGACACGGCCCATCGATGAAGCCATCAGCAGCGCCGGCGGCGTGTGCTTTGAAGCGCTGGACGAGGGTTTGATGCTGCGCCGCCTGCCGGGCGTGTTCTGTGCCGGGGAAATGCTGGACTGGGAAGCGCCCACCGGCGGCTATCTGCTGACAGCCTGCATGGCAAGCGGCAGGGGCGCGGCGCAGGGCATGCTGCGCTGGCTGGCGCAAAGGCAGACCTGA
- a CDS encoding SET domain-containing protein-lysine N-methyltransferase has product MTRSKPAALPVPEPIPSIVVRHSKIHGNGVFARRKIPAGTLVSEYIGEIITENEAEKRTGLDPENPYHTFFFALGNGKMIDGASGGNDVRWINHSCAPNCEAREENNRIFIYTLRDIQRGEELNYDYGLVLEGRHTPAVKRAYQCLCGQPNCRQTMLAPKRGRRRAA; this is encoded by the coding sequence ATGACCCGCTCCAAGCCTGCCGCCCTGCCTGTCCCGGAACCGATTCCCTCCATCGTCGTGCGCCATTCCAAGATCCATGGCAACGGCGTATTCGCCAGACGCAAGATCCCTGCCGGCACGCTGGTGTCGGAATACATCGGCGAAATCATCACTGAAAACGAAGCGGAAAAGCGCACCGGGCTGGACCCGGAAAATCCGTATCACACGTTTTTCTTCGCCCTTGGCAACGGCAAGATGATCGATGGCGCCAGCGGCGGCAACGATGTACGCTGGATCAATCACAGCTGCGCGCCGAACTGCGAGGCCCGCGAGGAAAACAACCGCATCTTCATCTACACCCTGCGCGACATCCAGCGCGGCGAGGAACTGAACTACGACTATGGCCTGGTGCTGGAAGGCCGCCATACGCCGGCGGTGAAGCGCGCCTACCAGTGCCTGTGCGGCCAGCCGAACTGCCGCCAGACCATGCTGGCGCCCAAGCGCGGCCGTCGTCGTGCAGCCTGA
- a CDS encoding PrkA family serine protein kinase — MKIFENYAARYERTREEEMSVQEYLDLCKRDRMAYATAAERMLAAIGEPELLDTRHDPRLSRIFANKVIKIYPAFREFYGTEEVIEQVVSYFRHAAQGLEERKQILYLLGPVGGGKSSIAEKLKSLMESVPFYCIKGSPVNESPLGLFNEQEDGVILEEDYGIPRRYLRSIPSPWAVKRLHEFNGDINRFRIVRRYPSVLRQVAVAKTEPGDENNQDISSLVGKVDIRKLEDYSQDDPDAYSYSGGLCLANQGLLEFVEMFKAPIKVLHPLLTATQEGNYKGTEGFGAIPFDGVVLAHSNESEWKAFKNNKNNEAFLDRIYIVKVPYCLRVTDEIKIYDKLVRNSSLADAPCAPGTLKMMAQFAVLSRLKEPENSSIFSKMQVYDGENLKDTDPKAKSRTEYADYAGVDEGMTGLSTRFAFKILSKVFNFDSTEVAANPVHLLYVLEQAVSREQFPPETEQKYYSYIKEYLAQRYVEFIGKEIQTAYLESYSEYGQNIFDRYVTFADFWIQDQEFRDPDTGESFNRDSLNSELEKIEKPAGISNPKDFRNEIVNFVLRTRAQNNGKNPAWTGYEKFRTVIEKKMFSNTEELLPVISFNAKASADDAHKHKEFVERMVAKGYTPKQVRLLCEWYLRVRKSS; from the coding sequence ATGAAAATCTTTGAGAACTATGCGGCACGATATGAAAGGACCCGTGAGGAAGAGATGTCGGTCCAGGAGTATCTGGATCTTTGCAAGCGCGACCGCATGGCTTACGCCACCGCGGCTGAAAGGATGCTGGCAGCCATAGGCGAGCCCGAGCTCCTCGACACCCGGCACGATCCGCGGCTGTCGCGCATCTTCGCCAACAAGGTCATCAAGATTTACCCCGCGTTTCGCGAGTTCTACGGCACCGAGGAAGTTATCGAGCAGGTCGTCTCCTACTTCCGCCATGCGGCACAAGGCCTGGAAGAGCGAAAGCAGATCCTGTATCTGCTGGGCCCGGTCGGCGGCGGCAAGTCGTCGATCGCCGAAAAGCTCAAGTCCCTGATGGAGAGCGTTCCGTTCTATTGCATCAAGGGTTCGCCCGTCAATGAATCGCCGCTCGGCCTGTTCAATGAACAGGAAGACGGCGTGATCCTGGAAGAGGATTACGGCATCCCGCGCCGCTATCTGCGTTCCATCCCAAGTCCCTGGGCCGTCAAGCGCCTGCATGAATTCAACGGCGACATCAACCGCTTCCGCATCGTGCGCCGCTATCCCTCGGTGCTGCGCCAGGTGGCAGTGGCCAAGACCGAGCCGGGCGACGAGAACAACCAGGACATCTCGTCCCTGGTCGGCAAGGTCGACATCCGCAAGCTCGAAGACTATTCGCAGGACGATCCGGATGCCTACAGCTACTCCGGCGGCCTGTGTCTGGCAAACCAGGGCCTGCTGGAATTCGTCGAAATGTTCAAGGCGCCGATCAAGGTGCTGCATCCGCTGCTGACCGCCACCCAGGAAGGCAACTACAAGGGCACCGAAGGCTTTGGCGCGATACCGTTCGACGGCGTCGTGCTGGCCCACTCCAATGAATCGGAGTGGAAGGCCTTCAAGAACAACAAGAACAATGAAGCGTTCCTGGACCGGATCTATATCGTCAAGGTGCCGTACTGCCTGCGCGTGACCGACGAGATCAAGATCTACGACAAGCTGGTGCGCAACTCCTCGCTGGCCGATGCGCCCTGCGCCCCCGGCACGCTGAAGATGATGGCCCAGTTCGCTGTGCTGTCGCGCCTGAAGGAACCGGAGAATTCCAGCATCTTCAGCAAGATGCAGGTCTATGACGGCGAGAACCTGAAGGACACCGACCCGAAGGCCAAGTCGCGCACCGAGTACGCCGACTATGCCGGCGTGGACGAGGGCATGACCGGACTGTCGACCCGCTTCGCGTTCAAGATCCTGTCCAAGGTCTTCAACTTCGACAGCACCGAGGTCGCCGCCAATCCGGTGCACCTGCTGTACGTGCTGGAACAGGCGGTCAGCCGCGAGCAGTTCCCGCCGGAGACGGAGCAGAAATACTATTCCTACATCAAGGAATACCTGGCACAGCGTTACGTGGAGTTCATCGGCAAGGAGATCCAGACCGCCTACCTCGAAAGCTATTCCGAGTACGGCCAGAACATCTTCGACCGCTATGTGACTTTCGCCGATTTCTGGATACAGGACCAGGAGTTCCGCGACCCCGACACCGGCGAGAGCTTCAACCGCGACTCCCTGAACAGCGAACTGGAAAAGATCGAAAAACCGGCCGGCATTTCCAATCCCAAGGACTTCCGGAACGAGATCGTCAACTTCGTGTTGCGTACCAGGGCGCAGAACAACGGCAAGAACCCGGCATGGACAGGATACGAGAAATTCCGCACGGTAATCGAGAAGAAGATGTTCTCCAACACCGAGGAACTCCTGCCCGTGATCTCGTTCAATGCCAAGGCCAGCGCGGACGACGCCCACAAGCACAAGGAGTTTGTCGAGCGCATGGTGGCCAAGGGCTACACGCCCAAGCAGGTGCGGTTGCTGTGCGAATGGTATTTGCGTGTAAGGAAGTCTTCATAA
- a CDS encoding YeaH/YhbH family protein, whose product MTYLIDRRTQSKNKSAVNRERFLRRYKGQIKQAVERAIKGRSITDIASGEKISIPAKDVNEPTFGHSHGGIWEVVNPGNEEYVKGDRVPRPRGGGGGGGGGKSGNSEEVTQDDFVFELSREEFMNYFFEDLELPNMVKKQLASTTEFKSHRAGYTTSGTPANIHVLRSLRGALGRRIAIGGKHGKRLARAEEELENLLLLAEEEHPEVIKLRREITHLKTRINAIPFIDPFDLRYSNRVKTPKPSSQAVMFCVMDVSGSMDEQRKDTAKRFFILLYLFLTRAYDKIEVVFIRHHTAATEVDEHEFFNSRESGGTVVSSALHLLQRILHERYPSGDWNVYVAQASDGDNWDKDSVNCRQILSSAILPAVQYYAYVEITDGAPQNLWHEYAQVASQHPHFAMQKIESPADIYPVFRELFKKQPK is encoded by the coding sequence TTGACTTACCTCATCGATCGGCGTACGCAGAGCAAGAACAAGTCCGCAGTCAACCGCGAACGCTTTTTGCGGCGCTACAAGGGTCAGATCAAGCAAGCGGTGGAGCGTGCCATCAAGGGACGCTCCATCACCGATATCGCCAGCGGCGAAAAGATTTCCATTCCGGCAAAGGACGTCAACGAGCCGACCTTTGGCCATTCCCACGGCGGCATCTGGGAAGTCGTCAATCCGGGCAATGAAGAGTATGTGAAGGGCGACCGGGTGCCGCGTCCGCGTGGCGGCGGTGGCGGCGGTGGCGGCGGAAAATCGGGCAATAGCGAGGAAGTCACGCAAGATGACTTCGTCTTCGAGCTAAGCCGCGAAGAATTCATGAATTATTTCTTCGAGGATCTCGAGCTCCCCAACATGGTCAAGAAGCAGCTTGCTTCCACCACGGAGTTCAAGAGCCACCGCGCCGGCTACACCACCTCCGGCACGCCGGCCAACATCCATGTGCTGCGCTCGCTGCGCGGCGCGCTCGGGCGCCGGATTGCCATCGGCGGCAAGCATGGCAAGCGCCTGGCGCGGGCCGAGGAGGAACTCGAGAATCTGTTGCTGTTGGCGGAAGAGGAGCATCCGGAAGTCATCAAGCTGCGGCGCGAGATTACGCATCTTAAAACCCGGATCAATGCGATTCCCTTCATCGATCCCTTCGATTTACGCTACAGCAACCGGGTCAAGACGCCCAAGCCATCCAGCCAGGCGGTGATGTTCTGCGTGATGGACGTGTCGGGTTCAATGGATGAGCAGCGCAAGGACACCGCCAAGCGCTTCTTCATCCTGCTGTACCTGTTCCTGACCCGGGCCTACGACAAGATCGAGGTGGTGTTCATCCGCCACCATACCGCCGCCACCGAGGTCGACGAGCATGAGTTCTTCAACTCCCGCGAGTCGGGCGGCACGGTGGTGTCGTCGGCGCTGCACTTGCTGCAGCGCATCCTGCATGAGCGCTATCCCAGCGGCGACTGGAATGTGTATGTGGCGCAGGCATCCGACGGCGACAACTGGGACAAGGACTCGGTCAATTGCCGGCAGATATTGAGCAGCGCCATTCTGCCGGCGGTGCAGTACTACGCCTACGTGGAAATCACCGACGGCGCGCCGCAGAACCTGTGGCATGAATATGCGCAGGTGGCGTCTCAGCATCCGCACTTTGCAATGCAGAAAATCGAGTCGCCGGCCGATATCTACCCGGTGTTCCGCGAGTTGTTCAAGAAGCAGCCGAAATGA
- a CDS encoding SpoVR family protein produces the protein MSQVIDKPVHARRLPEQSEWTIELIEQAHEEVRRVAAEFGLDTYPNQLEIITAEQMMDAYASVGMPVSYNHWSFGKHFLTTEKGYRRGQMGLAYEIVINSNPCIAYLMEENSLMMQTLVIAHAAYGHNSFFKGNYLFRTWTDAEAIIDYMLFAKNYIAECERRHGVEEVELLLDSCHALQNYGVDRYKRPAKLSMIEENARQAEREQYLQSQINDLWRTLPRREEAYSSIAAPAARFPSEPQENLLYFIEKSAPLLEPWQREIVRITRKISQYFYPQRQTQVMNEGWATFWHYTILNQLYDEGILSDGFMMEFLQSHTNVVYQPSINSPYYSGINPYALGFAMMRDIRRICENPDDEDRHWFPDIAGSDWRKTLDFAMRNFKDESFIAQYLSPRLIREFHFFSILDDDHDDKLTISAIHDDAGYRYVRQQLAAQYNLGNREPNIQVWAVNTRDDRSLTLRHTQFQRRPLSQQTDEVLKHVGRLWGFDVRLETVDPKGKVLSTHECRTDKRYR, from the coding sequence ATGAGCCAAGTGATAGATAAGCCCGTCCATGCACGCCGCCTGCCGGAGCAGTCGGAATGGACCATTGAACTGATCGAACAGGCGCACGAGGAAGTGCGCCGCGTCGCCGCCGAGTTCGGCCTCGACACCTATCCCAACCAGCTTGAGATCATTACCGCCGAGCAGATGATGGATGCCTATGCGTCCGTCGGCATGCCGGTGTCGTACAACCACTGGTCCTTCGGCAAGCATTTCCTGACGACCGAAAAGGGTTACCGTCGCGGCCAGATGGGCCTGGCCTACGAGATCGTCATCAATTCCAATCCCTGCATCGCCTACCTGATGGAGGAAAACAGCCTGATGATGCAGACGCTGGTGATTGCCCATGCGGCCTACGGCCACAACTCCTTCTTCAAGGGCAATTACCTGTTCCGCACCTGGACCGACGCGGAAGCCATCATCGACTACATGCTCTTCGCCAAGAACTACATCGCCGAGTGCGAGCGGCGTCATGGCGTCGAGGAAGTGGAACTGCTGCTGGACTCGTGCCATGCGCTGCAGAACTATGGCGTTGACCGCTACAAGCGGCCGGCCAAGCTGTCGATGATAGAAGAGAACGCCCGCCAGGCCGAGCGCGAGCAGTATCTGCAAAGCCAGATCAACGACCTGTGGCGCACCCTGCCGCGGCGGGAGGAAGCATATTCCTCGATTGCCGCGCCGGCCGCCCGCTTCCCGAGCGAGCCGCAGGAAAACCTGCTGTACTTCATCGAGAAGTCGGCGCCCTTGCTGGAGCCCTGGCAGCGCGAGATCGTGCGCATCACCCGCAAGATTTCCCAGTATTTCTATCCGCAGCGCCAGACCCAGGTGATGAACGAAGGCTGGGCCACCTTCTGGCATTACACCATCCTGAACCAGCTCTACGATGAAGGCATCCTGAGCGACGGCTTCATGATGGAGTTTCTGCAGAGCCATACCAACGTGGTCTATCAGCCTTCGATCAACAGCCCCTACTACAGCGGCATCAATCCCTATGCGCTGGGCTTTGCGATGATGCGCGATATCCGCCGCATCTGCGAAAACCCGGATGACGAGGACCGCCACTGGTTCCCCGATATTGCCGGCAGCGACTGGCGCAAGACGCTGGACTTCGCGATGCGCAATTTCAAGGATGAAAGCTTCATTGCGCAATACCTGTCGCCACGGCTGATCCGGGAGTTCCACTTCTTCTCGATACTGGACGACGACCACGACGACAAGCTGACCATCTCGGCCATCCACGACGATGCCGGCTATCGCTACGTGCGCCAGCAGCTTGCCGCGCAGTACAACCTGGGCAACCGCGAACCCAATATCCAGGTCTGGGCCGTCAATACCCGCGACGACCGTTCGCTGACGCTGCGTCATACTCAGTTCCAGCGCCGGCCATTGAGCCAGCAGACCGATGAGGTGTTGAAGCACGTGGGGCGGCTCTGGGGTTTCGATGTGCGCCTGGAAACGGTTGATCCGAAAGGCAAGGTCCTGTCCACCCACGAATGCCGTACCGACAAGCGTTATCGCTAA
- a CDS encoding PA2169 family four-helix-bundle protein: protein MNNDDVISTLNDLIETCKDGEQGFRTCAEDIKDAQMKSFFTTRAQSCAEAAAELQQEVRTLGGNPETSSSIAGALHRRWVDIKGLVTGKDDEAILNECERGEDLAKRSYETALGKSLPANIKVIVERQYNGVLKNHDQVKAMRNQVRAAKGNA, encoded by the coding sequence ATGAACAACGACGACGTTATCTCGACACTGAACGACCTGATTGAAACCTGCAAGGACGGCGAGCAGGGCTTCCGCACCTGCGCCGAGGACATCAAGGATGCGCAGATGAAATCCTTCTTCACCACCCGCGCCCAGTCCTGCGCGGAAGCGGCTGCCGAACTGCAGCAGGAAGTGCGCACCCTGGGCGGCAATCCGGAAACCAGCAGCAGCATCGCCGGCGCGCTGCACCGCCGCTGGGTCGATATCAAGGGCCTGGTGACCGGCAAGGACGACGAAGCCATCCTGAATGAATGCGAGCGTGGCGAGGACCTGGCCAAGCGCAGCTACGAGACCGCACTGGGCAAGTCGCTGCCGGCCAACATCAAGGTCATCGTCGAGCGCCAGTACAACGGCGTGCTGAAGAACCACGACCAGGTCAAGGCCATGCGCAACCAGGTCCGCGCCGCCAAGGGCAATGCCTGA